The stretch of DNA GGAGGACCTGACCAAGCACCGCATGGATTCAGAGTACTTTATTATTACAGAAGAGGCGGCCGAGCGCATTAATCGGGCGCTGCTGTCTCCCGATCATACCGTCACCGCCGTTGGTACTACGGTGGTGCGGGCGCTGGAGTCAAGCATTTCCGCTACCGGTACGTTGAAGGCGGGCTCGGGGTGGACCGACAAGTTTATCTATCCGCCTTATGACTTCCGGATCGTTGAGCGGCTCATCACCAATTTTCACATGCCGCGGAGTACGCTGCTGGCGCTGGTGGTGGCCTTTGCCGGGCATGATTTTGTGATGGAAGCCTACCGCATTGCGGTCCAGGAAAAGTATCGGCTGTTCTCTTTTGGAGATGCGATGCTGATTCTTTGAGACAGGGCGGGGGTATGACCGAGGCGGCGCAGCAGGAACGGGCAGATCGGGTGGCCGTATTGGTGCCGGCAGCCGGCCAGGGATCGCGGCTGGGAGGCCCGCGCAAACAGTTTCGGCGGCTGGGCGGACGGCCGTTGCTTGAGCAAACGCTTCGGGCGTTTGCCTTTCATCCGGAAGTGGACAGCCTCGTGGTGGCCGTACCGGCAGATTGTGTGGCGCGCATCAGCGATTCCCTGCAGGCGGCAGGGCTTCCGAAACGCTGGCAGGTCGTGGCGGGAGGACGCACGCGCCAGGCGTCGGTGCAGGCGGCGCTGGCCGTGCTTCCGCCGGAGATCGACCTGGTGCTTGTGCATGATGCGGTGCGGCCGTTTATTCTACCCGAACAGATCTCGGCCGTTATCGAGGCAACCCGGCGCGTCGGGGCAGCCGCGCTCGCTATTCCGGAGACCGACACGGTGCGGCGCGTGCATGACCATTTACTGGGGGAGACGGTGCCCCGGCGAGGGCTCTACCGAATGCAGACGCCTCAGGGATTTCGACGCGACTGGTTGGAAGCTGCCCATCGGCAGCAGGAGGAAGCCGCTACCGATGACGTTGAATTAGTTCAACGCCTGGGATATCCGGTTGCCTGCGTGCCCGGGAGCAGTTTCAACTTCAAAATTACGACGGCAGAAGACTGGGAGCTGGCACAGGTGCTCTGGCCGCACTGGGAAGCCCGTCTGTGCCACCAATCGAAAAAAGACACATGAGGCCGTTTCGGATCGGCTTTGGGTACGACGTGCATCAACTGGTACCCGAACGTCCGCTCATTCTGGGCGGTGTGCGCATCCCTTCCGCGCAGGGCCTGGCCGGTCATTCGGACGCCGACGTGCTGCTGCATGCCATTGCCGATGCCCTGCTGGGTGCAGCGGCGCTCGGCGACATTGGCCATCACTTTCCAGACACCGATCCGCGCTGGAAGGATGCAGACAGTCAGGAATTGCTTGAGCAGGTGCATCGGCTGGTCGTGGAAGCAGGCTACGAAGTCGTCAATGTGGACAGCACCGTTGTGCTTGAGCGACCGCGCCTTAAACCGTATCTTGCCACCATGCGGCAAAACATAGCCCGCGTGCTGGCTCTTCCCGTGGAAGCTGTTTCTGTAAAGGCTACCACCAGTGAAGGAATGGGCTTTGTAGGAACCGGGAAAGGGGCGGTGGCCTTTGCGGTCTGTTTGCTTTGCGCAACCGCCGCCGGGAGGTAGGAAGGCATGGACTGGCTGGCTGATCTGACGCAATGGGCGTTGCAGGTACCGCCGTTGTGGGTCTACGTGGCGCTGCTGGTGATCGCCTACGGCGAAAATGTGGTGCCCCCTATTCCAGGAGATTTGTTTGTGGTTTTTTGCGGCTATCTGGCCGGGCGAAGTACCCTGGAGTTGTGGCTGGTCATCCTACTTTCGACGCTGGGAGGGGCCGCGGGCTTCATGACCATGTATGCGGTAGGCTACCGGATTGGAGCGGCGGTGCTGGATCCGGACCGACTGCGCTGGCTACCCAAACGCCGCATTTATCAGGTGCAACGCTGGATGCGGCGCTGGGGCTATGGCATTGTAGCGGCCAATCGTTTCCTGAGTGGGGCGCGCTCGGTTATTTCCCTGACCGTGGGCATGGCCCATATGCATCCCGGAAAAACAGCGCTGCTGGCGACGCTGAGCGCTTTTGTCTGGACAACCCTGATCGCGTCGCTGGGCTATGCGGTGGGGGAGAACTGGCCGGTTGTGCGCCAGTATCTGCAGGTGTACGGCTGGGTGGTGCTGGGCGTGCTGGGGCTACTTGCGCTGGGCCTGGGCATTCGGTTCTGGCGGCGGCGTGCGCAGAAAGCGCGCGTTTCATAAAGTTTGAAAGGCGGGTCTGTTGACAGCATCGGAACT from Rhodothermus profundi encodes:
- the ispF gene encoding 2-C-methyl-D-erythritol 2,4-cyclodiphosphate synthase, whose product is MRPFRIGFGYDVHQLVPERPLILGGVRIPSAQGLAGHSDADVLLHAIADALLGAAALGDIGHHFPDTDPRWKDADSQELLEQVHRLVVEAGYEVVNVDSTVVLERPRLKPYLATMRQNIARVLALPVEAVSVKATTSEGMGFVGTGKGAVAFAVCLLCATAAGR
- a CDS encoding DedA family protein — encoded protein: MDWLADLTQWALQVPPLWVYVALLVIAYGENVVPPIPGDLFVVFCGYLAGRSTLELWLVILLSTLGGAAGFMTMYAVGYRIGAAVLDPDRLRWLPKRRIYQVQRWMRRWGYGIVAANRFLSGARSVISLTVGMAHMHPGKTALLATLSAFVWTTLIASLGYAVGENWPVVRQYLQVYGWVVLGVLGLLALGLGIRFWRRRAQKARVS
- the ispD gene encoding 2-C-methyl-D-erythritol 4-phosphate cytidylyltransferase, whose protein sequence is MTEAAQQERADRVAVLVPAAGQGSRLGGPRKQFRRLGGRPLLEQTLRAFAFHPEVDSLVVAVPADCVARISDSLQAAGLPKRWQVVAGGRTRQASVQAALAVLPPEIDLVLVHDAVRPFILPEQISAVIEATRRVGAAALAIPETDTVRRVHDHLLGETVPRRGLYRMQTPQGFRRDWLEAAHRQQEEAATDDVELVQRLGYPVACVPGSSFNFKITTAEDWELAQVLWPHWEARLCHQSKKDT